The DNA sequence CCTCTCATTTGAAAGGTTGCTACTACACTACAACGCACCttagataataaaattaaattatgtaatgtatttGTGCTTCAGAGTATGGATGTTAGACCACACATCAATTTTCAGCCATTGATAATGTGACATGATTACTTGTTTTCAACATTTTAATAGGATTGCATTAGGTTTTGGAACTTTTTTTCGTgacctaaaaaattaaaatattagtggACTACAACATAATAACACAATTATTGAGAAAAGTTTTGATTGCCTACAAAAAATCATAGTATCTTCACTCTTTCACCTTGTAAATCCTAACATGTTAATTTCAATTTCACATGATCTATGTTGCAGTGTCTACTTACGTATTATTATAGTCCAATGAACACAAAGGATACTAAAATCAATTATTTGAGAGAGTTGACACTTATTAGATTTTTAGATAGCCAAAAAACTTCTCAGATGAATAAAATATTGGTTGAGATAATTCTTAAatagatattattatatttatttaaataaacaataatttcttaaaaaatatccttaatatagagggagagagaactaATTATATATTCCAAGGAAAAAGTATTCGTAGTATTACATAGTTTACAATTGATAAAGCATTAACAAGTAAGAAACAcacaatgaataataaataaaacatataaatttaaaataattattaaatcaacCTCATACTTATTTCACCTTGACAATGCAAGGAGGGTAAGAGGAGGGATGGCGGCCCAATATGCTATTCATATAGTTTCTAAGGGCATTGGACAACATCTAAACTAACATCTTagcttatattttcttagtttatccAATTGGGCGATGAAGGTGAAGAGTGGAGtgcatttacatttgattaaattcttgttctaatttcattcttattatttatttattatcttgtaAAACTATTGTGCTAACTAGATAATGTGCAacctttgttaaggatttttccatctccctcgaccctatcaaccacctaaggtgagatgcatttagagcTACAAGCGATATAAAAAATTCTATGTTTCTCAATGCTCGACAATGTATGTCACACGAGGATAATATTAGGAAGTTTTAGATTGAACCAGTTTAAACAGagcctcctcttttctttttttattttattttggtaattactcCTTCAGCAAGGCATTTAACTAGCTACAATTGCTTTGTatccattaatttactattttgggtcatgaaaataatgtattctagtataatgccatttcatttttctttacttattattattattattatttttctatcgaagattcttgttgcaacggatatagatgctggaaaatatttatttattattcaatgtatagctagaaaggaagaaggatcattCAATTGGGAAAGGGATAATTTTACACTCTTAACTTAAATACAATAGAGCACTACAATTATTCGGTTGGTTTACTTTTTTATGGAAGCACTCCTTATAAATCATGTATCATAGTAGAGATGTCGACATTTGAATAATTGGCCGGCACAGGCCAAACCTAATCCCAACTAACTCTTCCATCATATTGCACACGTAGACTACTTTCATATACCGTCCTAAAGAATCCCATCTCAAAGCACATAGAGGTACCATGTTTCGAGAAGTCCAATGGGAAAGTTGATCTTAGCACTCacttgacaacatttactactttatctattggcttgattcttgaggattctcttcctgcaaaaatctttttcatttcattgaaacaaatgacattggattgatttttccctttatctattaattcaataaactctttctcatatcttgttaatcaatttttataacgtttaaaaaaaaatattggacctaAAGTAACATTAATTGATGGTGCAGCGAAGGGGAATCCCGGACCTGCTGGATATGGGGGAGTGGTGCGTGATAATAATGGCAGGATGGTCTCGATGGTGGCCCTCTCTTTGGGTACCTAGACAAACCACTTTAGTGAGGCCTTCACAACgtataccaatatcaaattggccaaagagaaaggtttgagaagggtcttcttggagtgtgactccctaaacatcattaATTGTTTAACAACTTCCTCCTCCCCTAGTTGGTCGATTAAACATATTAttgaagatagcctaatgcttctCAGGGGATTCTACGAATTTACCATTTCACATGTCTATCGTGAAGGTAATAAGGTTGCCGATATTTAGGCCAACATTGGGGCCGACTTGCCAAGTAGGAAAGTTTGGAACATTTATGATCGGATCCCAGAGGATCTTCTTAACCTACTCCGTAATGATCATGATGCGTGCGAAGCTCAAGGGGCTTTCGGAAATGATGGAGAATGACGTCTTCCAAAGTGTCCTGGGCAAGACTTCTTCTATGAGGGGAAAGTCAAACTTTCTGGTggcgtttttgattgtttttgtttagctcaactctgtttgtgttgcaggttgttgagAATCGGTATTTTCCAAGATTGGGGGAGATAGGAACCGTTTGGAGCCCATAgtctatgaaaaatgatgaaataaggaaGCAGTATGCAAAGAACTTTCGATAAGTGTTTTTACTAGTTATATCGAGACGCTTCATGGTGCGGATGCCCTTGTTACCGAGGCCTTTGTTCATGGGTGGAAGTATGGTGTGCTCTGTGTCTATGGTATGGAGCTGGAGGTTGATGAGGAGATGGTGGATAAGGTGTCCAACATGCTATTCATATAGTTTCTAAGGGCATTGGACAACATCTAAACTAGTAGCTTagcttatattttcttagtttattcaattgggcgacgaaggtgatgagtggagtgcatttacacttgattaaattcttgttctaatttcattcttattatttatttattatcttttaaaaCTATTGTGCTTACTAGATAATGTGCAGCCTTTGTaaaggatttttccatctccatTGACCCGATTAACCACCTAAGGTGAGATGCATTTAGATctacaatgatataaaaaattcttTCTTAGTGCTTGGCAATGTATGCCACATGAGGATACTATTAGGAAGTTTTAAATTGAACCAGTTTAAACAtagtctcctcttttctcttttttcttttattttggtaattactcCTTCAGCAAGGCATTTAACTAGCTCCAATCGCTTAGTatccattaatttactattttgggtcatgaaaataatgtattctagtataatgccatttcatttttctttacttattattattatttttctatcgaagattcttgtcgcaacggatatagatgctggaaaatacttatttattattcaatgtatagctagaaaggaagaaggatcattCAATTGGGAAAGGGATAATTTTACACTCTTAACTTAAATACAATAGAGCACTACAATTATTCAGTTGGTTTATTTTTTTATGGAAATAATCCTTATAAATTATGTATCGTAGTAGAGATTTGGACATCTGAATAATTGGCCAGCACAAGCCAAACCTAATCCCAACTAACTCTTCCACCATATTGCACACGTGGACTACTTTCATATACCGTCCTAAAGAATCCCATCTCAAAGAAAACAGAGGTACCATGTTTTGAGAAGTCCAATGGGAAAGTTGATCTTAGCACTCacttgacaacatttactacttTATCTATTGTCTTGATTCTTGATGATGCTCTTCCTGcaaaaatattttccatttcattgaaagaaatgacattggattgatttctctctctatctattaattcaataaactctttctcatatcttgttaatcaatttttataacatttaaaaaaaatattggacctaAAGTAACATTAATTGATGGTGTGGCGAATGGGAATCCCAGACCTGCTGGATGTGGGGAAGTGGTGCGTGATAACAATGGCAGGATGGTCTCGACAATGGCCCTCTCTTTGGGTACCCAGACAAATCACTTTAATGAGGCCTTCACAATttataccaatatcaaattggccaaagagaaaggtttgagaagggtctggttggagtgtgactccctaaacatcattGTTTAACGACTTCCTCCTCTCCTATTTGGTTGATTAAACATATTATTCAAGATAGCCTAATTCCTCTCAGGGGCTTCTGTGAATTTAACATTTCACATGTCTACcatgaaggtaataaggttgcgGATATTTAGGCCAACATTGGGGCCGACTTGGCAAGTAGGAAACTTTGGAACATTTATGATAAGATCCCAGTGGATCTTCTTAACCTACTCCGTAATGATTATGATGCTTGCGAAGCTCAAGGGGCTTTtggaaatgatggagaatgacATCTTCCAAAGTGTCGTGGGCAAGACTTCTTTTATGAGGGGAAAGACGAACTTTCTGGtggcttttttaattgtttttatatggtttatgtcaactctgtttgtgttgcaggttgttgagAGTTAGTATTTTTTAATATTAGGGGAGATAGGAACCGTTTGGATCCCATAGTCTGCGAAAAATGACGAAATAAGGAAGCAGTATGGAAAGAACTTTCGGTAGGAGTTTTGACTAGTTATATCGAGATGCTTCATGGTGTGGATGCCCTTGTTACTGAGGCCTTTCTTAATGGGTGGAAGGATGGTTTTATCTGTGTCTATGGTATGGAGCTGGAGGTTAATGAGGAGATGGTGGCTAAGGTGTCCAAAATTCTGAACAAGGGCACCAAATTCTACAAGCATAAGAAATGTGCGATGGTGGCGATGAAAACCTTTTTCCCGCCGAAGGAAAGGGAGAAGGTGAGAAAGAATAATAATGTTGGGTGGGAGAAAAAATCACTTTCAAAGCCATGGTACGAGGTCTCAAAGGTTATCGTGCGCCGCCTCACCGTTGATGGTAAATTCTGTAGCTTACTTAGCTATCACTTTGTCATTATTAATCATTTTCGGCATCACAAGTGCATTTCCTTGGCCTTTTATTTGGTCTCATCATTGAATAATAGCATTAGGGCTCACGAGAAATGTGCATCCTCCCTTGTTCTCCATGAGGGCTTATTCCCGTTGATTATGAAGTATGCCAAGACTATCAATGTCGAGAGGAATACGAGTGCTAAAACTGGTATAGAATACAAGAAGAATGTCCATATTCATTATGGGGAAATCTCTTCTGATGAAGAGGTGGACTTCGATGGGAACGAAGTCTTTCACATTTATAACAAACAAGGACCCTCATCGTCTAAAATCCCTAACCGTACTagcagaaaataaattattttatctaaCGAGGAGGATGACCCTGAACATGTCCCTAATTCGGTGGACGGTAGTTCTGATGTGAAGGTTAAAAGAGTGGCCAGCGTTTCTATGTCAAGAGCTATTGACAAAACCAAAGTATTTAACAATGTCAACGAGAATTATTCTAAGCGACCGAATGCCTCTCAGATTGATTTGGACGGGCCTGCGGAGGATTAGGGTGTCAATGTTTCTATACCTACTCTTGGTGGTGGGTTTACTCCTAAGGAGATGGTTTGTCGGTCCCTGAGAATACGATTACGAATATTAACTTGAGGAATTTAAAGGATAACCAAAATGCCCAATTCACCTAGATTTTTCAAGAGATTAATAATCTCAAAGAGAAGGCCAATCCACCTAATGGGGACCTCGACAGTACTAGGTCTCGAATACGCATACCCTGGCTAATGGTATTAAAGACCTTAAGGAGGAACATGAAGAGCACATTAAGGCTTTGGAAAATGACTTATAAACATCAGCATAGTTTGAGTGTGGTGGTGGAGGTGAGTATGTCTGCCATGAACAATACTAGCATTGGTCTACGTAGACTCAATGAATAGGCTGAAGTTCTTCATTATATTTCTCAGGGCAAGTGCCCCACTGGTAGCACTGAGATGGTGAAGAAAGATAAGGTTGTGAATGCTGGTACCTGTAAGAAACTTAGGGCTCCCTCAGAGGATGTGGATGCAGATCTGGATACGAAAGAGAAGCCCCTACTTGGTCCAGCGACGAGGCTCCATAGAAAAGATAAGGGTGTGACCCGTGTTGACAACATCATTAAGAAAGTTCAGAAAATCAATGAGGATGTCATTCAGAAGAATGACAAATTGGTCAAAGTGTTGTAGTTTTGTTATGTAGAAATTCTGTATTGTTCTTGTCTGTTGTTCTATGGGGCTGCTTTTCCCTGGTTTTTATGGGTTGGTTCGCATCTGTTTTTTTGTTGGGTCCTTGAAGGTCGAGtttttatgataatattacaataatactaatacaatttacatgatttgtatagtttatttctatttgaaaataaaaaattattctattctatttacattttcaccataaattacttgaactatttaaacaaataggtttctattcaataatattattattatatataatacattaacagaataataagtaaataacttaaaacccactaacatagtcattttaaCACATACAAACATAGTAAATTTTGAAGTGTCTATAAAACCCATACAACTTTTTTAGGGTTTCGGAATTACTAGATGGTTTGATTTAGACAAATGGAAACATAAAGGTTGAGTGTACTTAGTAATTAAAAAAGGTCCCACCATTCACTTATCATGGGAAACCGTGCAACAACTAAATTGTAtagaaataaaaaacaagaaaataatgacATTTATGAATTATTAAAGAGGCACACGGAACAAGTGGCAGGAACCCTAAAATTTAGATTGTGAGAGCTCAAATATTTGAGAGTACTATGTTTGCATTAATGGAGGAGTAGAATTTTCGAAAAAATCTCATCTGATCGTGACTGCAAGAGGAGAGATAGTGGTAAAATGAGAAGATCGAGAGATGATGGGTAGTGCACACATtctgacaaaaaatgaagaataaaaCTAATGGACAGCGGGCAGCTCCAATATTCCCAATCGTCTTGCAATGCTTTCTCCTTTACTCACAATCGTTGATGCCCAAAAACAGCTCATCCAATTCATATAAGAGACGCCTTCGGCATAATAAATTCATGTACTATTTTCCCTCTTCTATAATTTCTCTCATATGAAGCATGCAATCAccatttctaaataaagcttttatATGATAGGATGTGGTAGTATCAATATACCATAGGGCACTACGTCACAGAAccttttgcacatgaagataccccTAAACTTActactcattttcatatttcttaatcTTCTAGATTGTTAAATAGGTTCACGTATTTTATTGATGTCTATTTAATTCTTGAGATATAAGCTACTCACTATacataatttctctattttttaggcTCTCATGAAGGATTCAAATGTAAAGAATGAGTATCACATGCTAGTATGTGCCAAGGTCCATTACTCTATCTATATTAACTATTATTTGACGTCCAAGCATCTAATTTAAACGATATATTCCACATTCCATATGCTTTGAGATGTATTACTATTTTAGGATTCACATGCACGTCAATGTATGGTCAAAACAtaatggtaaaatattttaatctagTCAAACTATCCTTAGTTTTGGGTATATTATTAGAGGATGGATTAATTCAACCATATATCAAGAAATGatgcaatcttgtcgaaatcttggcCCATTCTCTAATTAGCCACCCTTATTAATTTACATACACCCCCTTATATTCTATCTTATCCCGTGGATTCATGCACACATTCGTATGTATCACATTTATTATTAGATTATTCTCCATCCACACCTCAATGTCTAGGCATTTATTCTCTACATAAGTATTAGCCTTTTTTCTGTTATTGGTCAATAATGGGGCGTCCAATCAATATTGCACCATACAATACTGACCCTTGAGATTTAGCAATTTAAATTCGAATTTTTTAACTCCAAACCTTTTATTCTATCATAATTACATTTAGTACCTGTTTTATGTGATTTATTGAACATTTTGGTTTTTGAAAGAATTCAATGTGCATTTATTTAACATGCAGTCGCTTTGAGAATTCATTGAATACGAATTTGCATAAATGAAACATTTATCATAGAAACGCTTTTGGTTGGAGCACCAAGATGAATCTATCtccatcaaagttttcatcttgggaAATTTGCATGCTTCTTTTCCATTTACCTAAATTGGCCAGGCTCGTGAAGCCGACCATTCCGAAGGATAACCTAGGAGAACTTGACCCTAGTGATCTACCAGGCTCCCTAATGTGATTTTAACTATTGCGAATACTTGACAATTAGTGAAGAGTTAACTTCAAGGTAAATTGACGAAAAGTGAGATTTATTAGATCAAATGTTAGGGAAGAATTTATATTCACACATATAGAACTTACGCATATCTATGGATTTGACATAAAACAATCGTGGACATGGGGAGTGATCCCTAGTTGACATGACTTTCATGCTTATCACTGATACAACTACATACCCAATTCTTAAAAGAtggattcttaaattcaatttagatgatttatatacTTGCATGTTCAACCACATAGATTACGCTAACTTTTATCTACTTTTTCCTTCTGGTATAAATCCTTGAGCAAAACGTTATGATAGGATATGGCAATGTGAATATATAATAGAACATTGCATATAACACTTCTGCACAAGTAAAATTGAGAAATAAGATAAATAAGAacgagaataaaaataaaattcaatttagatgatttatatatgtGGATGTTCAACCACATAGATTACATTAACTTTCATGTACTTTTTCTTTCTGGTATAAATCCTTGAATAGAACTTTATGATAGGATACGGTAATGTGAATACATAATAGAGCATTGAATATAACAGTTTTGTACAAGTAAAATCTCTAAATCTTAAAAATGAATAAACTAATTAGAGCAAAATTTAAGAATGAGATAAACAAGAATGAGAATAAGTTGGAAAGCCGGATAAACCGACTAAGAATAATTATGTgtaaactaattttaaatatttttagaaaactaACCCTCCGGTTACAACACGTTTTGGAATTTCGATCTGAATGGGTCCACAAAATTCAATGGGAAGAGGGAACTGGATTACGAGTTAAGTGTACGGAAATACTTAGTGAAGGTATGGACAGAAAAAAATACGATTCACTTCGAATTGCAGCAGTCTATTCTACTTCTAGAACAATTCCAGACGGGCAGAGATAGAgaaggggaaattaaataaattcgtCTATCCTTCTAAGAGGATCGATATTGTTATGTGGACACGTCGGGGAATCTGTTGATTTTGATTTAAGGCTCCTTCTCACTCTCTCTGTGTATATATATTGCATGGAGTGGAGTAGATGAGAGCAGAAAAAGGTTTCGAGgtttagaaaagaaaaagagaaatggagCGTTCAAAGCTGTTGGGTTTTGTGGTCTTGATATGCTTTACTATTCCAACGATATCATGTTCTTCGGACAGACTGTTTAGTGGTTGGCCGAAGTCTAGCAGcgatgaaaatgtaaaaataaggGTGAATATGACGCGCAGATCAGAGAGAGAGTTGGGTTTTTCTGAGAGATTGGGTTTGGCTGTGGATCGAAGTAAGAAGCGAATGAAGAAGATAGAGGCATTGATAAGAGGGCAATTAGACGCTGAAACGCCCGTTGAAGTAGGGGATGGAGAATTTCTGATGAGCGTTGCACTGGGAACGCCCTCTGTGAGCTTCGAAGCGATTGTGGACACGGGGAGCGATCTGATTTGGACTCAGTGCAAGCCTTGCAAGGACTGCTTCTCTCAGCCTACGCCAATCTTCGACCCCTCCAAGTCCCCCACATTTTCCACAATTCCCTGCGGTGATTCTCTTTGTGACGCCTTGGGGAGTACGCAAACCGGATGCAATCCAGATTGTACCTTTATGTATCAGTATGGCGATGGTTCCTTCACCAGCGGCGACCTGGCTTACGAGACATTGTCAATTGGGAGCAGCAAGGTTAAAGGCATTGcatttggatgcgggcatgacaacGAAGGACAAGGATTCTCTCAGGGTGGTGGCCTTGTGGGACTGGGAAGAGGTGGTCTCTCCCTTATCTCACAGCTGGGTTCCAAAGCAGAGAACATGTTCTCTTACTGTCTTTTGCCCATCACCGACTCTTCTTCACAAACCAGCCCCCTCTTTTTCGGCGAGGGTGCTTCCTTGAGCGGAGGAGCCAAGACTCTCCCACTCATCAAGAGCAGTATCATTCCCACTTTCTGGTACATTCCTATTACAGGAATcaccctcaatggtaaggcactagATATTCCTCCTGGAACTTTCGATCTGCAATCGGACGGCAGCGGAGGTATGATCATCGACTCCGGAACCACTGTTACCATCCTGGACCAGGCTGCCTACTCTCCTCTTAAGGAAGCAATTCAGTCCGCCATTGATCTCACTCCTGTAGACGGCTCTTCTACAGGTTTGGATCTTTGTTACCACACATCATCCGCTCACCTCACCTTGCCAACCCTCGTCTTCAACTTCAAAGGCGGCGTGGATTACGAGCTTCCGGCAGACAACTTTTTCATTCAGGCATCTGAAAATCTCTTGTGCCTGGCAATGTTGGGTGAACCATCGGGGAATCCTTCCATCTTCGGAAACATACAGCAGCAAAACTTCCATATCCTTTACAACAATGCTCAGAACACGCTCTCTTTCAAGCCCACTAAGTGTGATTCTCTTTaaatcatcatctccctcttctaattcttcttcttctctttttctgtcTCTCTCATTTCCTCTTCCTCTGTCCTTCGAATGCAATATGTGATCTCGTCTCCTGCGTCTGCCTATTGCACTGTCCGATATGCGAATCATGTAAATTTTCATCTTCGTAGCTGCTTATTTTCAGTAAAATTGTTTGGCCCCTGTTGTTCTCGGGGACCTTCATTTATGGTTCCTTATGATATGCTACACTATGTGTGTTATtttggcatggaaatgaaggtgcgatAATTGATTATCAAAATATAAATTGCGAGTTAAAACAACGACAAgagaatttatataattataaagcaTTTGTAATGGTCTTATCTTTTCTTCAAGTCTTAAgtgtaaaataaattattgtatgCCTATGAATATTTTTAATGGTATTTAACTTTAAGATCCGTGTCTGTGATTTATACATTCAAATAATACTTATTTTCAATCATGTCCGCATTTCACATTACTAAGATCAAACACAATTTAATGTAGCCTATATATAAGGTAAGGTTGTTGCTAAGAAGGTCTCTCTAATTTTCTCACAATTACTATTGTATAATTTTCTACTAGAGAAGACGAGTTCTCGAGAATTAAGAATATCATTTTGGAGCCTTTGCAATTTATTTAAAAGTGCTAATATTTAAGGCTATGCCTATATCACGATTCACGATTACCTATCAGCGCTTTATAGTGCATTCGATGACATCTTACACAAATCTTATATAGAAAACTTATTGATGGTGAATCGGGGCCTCTCATTTGAAAGGTTGCTACTACACTACAACGCACCttagataataaaattaaattatgtaatgtatttGTGCTTCAGAGTATGGATGTTAGACCACACATCAATTTTCAGCCATTGATAATGTGACATGATTACTTGTTTTCAACATTTTAATAGGATTGCATTAGGTTTTGGAACTTTTTTTCGTgacctaaaaaattaaaatattagtggACTACAACATAATAACACAATTATTGAGAAAAGTTTTGATTGCCTACAAAAAATCATAGTATCTTCACTCTTTCACCTTGTAAATCCTAACATGTTAATTTCAATTTCACATGATCTATGTTGCAGTGTCTACTTACGTATTATTATAGTCCAATGAACACAAAGGATACTAAAATCAATTATTTGAGAGAGTTGACACTTATTAGATTTTTAGATAGCCAAAAAACTTCTCAGATGAATAAAATATTGGTTGAGATAATTCTTAAatagatattattatatttatttaaataaacaataatttcttaaaaaatatccttaatatagagggagagagaactaATTATATATTCCAAGGAAAAAGTATTCGTAGTATTACATAGTTTACAATTGATAAAGCATTAACAAGTAAGAAACAcacaatgaataataaataaaacatataaatttaaaataattattaaatcaacCTCATACTTATTTCACCTTGACAATGCAAGGAGGGTAAGAGGAGGGATGGCGGCCCAATATGCTATTCATATAGTTTCTAAGGGCATTGGACAACATCTAAACTAACATCTTagcttat is a window from the Cryptomeria japonica unplaced genomic scaffold, Sugi_1.0 HiC_scaffold_116, whole genome shotgun sequence genome containing:
- the LOC131865658 gene encoding aspartic proteinase nepenthesin-1-like, yielding MERSKLLGFVVLICFTIPTISCSSDRLFSGWPKSSSDENVKIRVNMTRRSERELGFSERLGLAVDRSKKRMKKIEALIRGQLDAETPVEVGDGEFLMSVALGTPSVSFEAIVDTGSDLIWTQCKPCKDCFSQPTPIFDPSKSPTFSTIPCGDSLCDALGSTQTGCNPDCTFMYQYGDGSFTSGDLAYETLSIGSSKVKGIAFGCGHDNEGQGFSQGGGLVGLGRGGLSLISQLGSKAENMFSYCLLPITDSSSQTSPLFFGEGASLSGGAKTLPLIKSSIIPTFWYIPITGITLNGKALDIPPGTFDLQSDGSGGMIIDSGTTVTILDQAAYSPLKEAIQSAIDLTPVDGSSTGLDLCYHTSSAHLTLPTLVFNFKGGVDYELPADNFFIQASENLLCLAMLGEPSGNPSIFGNIQQQNFHILYNNAQNTLSFKPTKCDSL